Within the Desulfovibrio sp. genome, the region TCAATCCGTCCGGCAATGACTTGTGAAAGCCCATGGCCAGGCCGATGGTCTGAAAAATGAAGCCAGCGGCGGCAAGGTAACAGCAGGTACGCCGCCAGAAAGGGCTGCGCGCCATCATGCCCGCAATGCCGGACACGCTTGCCAGCCCATAGAGCAGCAGGGTGACGCCGGTTGAAAACTCAGGGGAGATCATAAAGTAACTCCGCTATATGAACGTGCAATTCCGCTGGCAGTTCCGCCAGCAGGCACTGTCGGCAGCTCTCAATATCACCGGCTTCAAGCCACTGCTGAAGCGGGGAGACTGCCAAACTTCGGAACAACTGCGTATTCTGCCCTGTCTCGACGCCCAAGGCAAGAACCAGAGGACGCAACCTGCCCATAAGGGTCGCCATGCGGGCACGGGGGGCCAGCCATTGAGCCAGTTCGTCTTTCCAGCGCCTGGCCAGGGCAGGGCTTGCGCCGCCTGTGGACAGGGCCGCGGCAAGGGGAGCGCAACGGGCCACAGCAGGAACCTGAAAATTTCCTTCTTCCGGCGTGCTGGCGCAGTTGCACAGTACGCCCAGGCTGCGGCACATGGCCGCAATGCGCCGGTTTTCATCCGCATCGCCTGTGGCGGCAAACACCAGGGTTTTACCGCGTATGTCGTCCGCCGTGCAGGTTCGGCGCTCAAAGCGTACACGCTCATCCCGCAGCATATCTTGCAGGGCAGCGTCGTGCGCTGGCGGATCGTTGCGCTCCAGCACCAGAACCAATGCCGGATCGCAGGCCAGAAGGCCAGACAGTTTTCGCTGCCCGACCTGTCCCAGTCCGACCAGCAGGCAATCCAGCCCGTTGAGGCTGAGAAAGAGCGGATACATGGGAGGTTTTGGCGCGAAAGTTTCCATAGGGGGTCCGGTGTGCGTCATGCTGCAAATATACGGAATACCGTATTGTACAGAAGCTGGCGGTTTTTGCAAAGTCCCCCGCGCTTGCTTCCGTTCGCCTATTGCCGTACCTTCCCCATATTGATTGATTTTGGCTGCGGGCGCGGCAATGCCGCTGTTCACTGCAGGGGCAGCCCGGCGACAAATCGGGCGACAAATCGCAAAATCAGGAAGGGGCATGGCGACATTTTTGGTCATTCAGGCGGCACGCTTTGGCGATGTGGTGCAAACCGGGCGCTTGCTGCGCACCCTTGCGCGGCGTGGCCAGGTGCATCTGGCTGTTGATGCTGGCCTGTCTGCCCTTGCGCGCCAGATCTACCCGTTTGCCACAGTGCACGGTCTTGCTTTGCACGGCTGTCAGGAACATGAAATTCTGGAAAAAAATATCCGGGTTCTGGCAGGCTGGCGCGGCATGGAGTTCACTGCCGTATACAATTGCAATTTTTCCGGCCTGACGGCGGCTCTGTGCCGTATGTTCGCGCCAGAGACTGTTGTGGGCTACAGGCCTGCTGCCGAAGGCATATGGCGCTCCCCGTGGGCCAGGATGGCCTTTAAGTTGAGCGGCCAGCGCGTGCTTTCATCGCTGAATCTTGTGGATTTTTGGGGCCATTTCGCCCATGACCCTTTGCCGCCAGCCGAGGTTAATCCCGTGGCCGCCCCTGGCGGGCAGGGGATAGGCGTGGTGCTGGCCGGACGCGAATCCCGCCGTTCTTTGCCTGCGCCCCTGCTGGCTGACGTGGTGCGCACGGCTTTTTCCTCCATGGGTGGGCCAAAAGTGCGCCTGCTTGGCTCCAGTGCGGAAAAAAACGTGGCGCGCAAACTGCAACGGCTGTTGCCGTCCAAGATGCTCGACAGGGTGGAAGACCTCAGCGGCAAAACCGACTGGCCGGGCCTTGTTGACGCGGTCAGCGGGCTGGACGCCCTGATAACGCCGGATACGGGCAGCATGCACCTGGCCGCGCGCCTTGGCGTGCCTGTTCTGGCCTTTTTTCTGTCTTCAGCCTTTGCGCATGAAACAGGGCCGTACGGGCCGGGGCATTTTGTCTGGCAGGCCGAACGGCATTGCGCCCCGTGTCTGGAATCGGCCCCATGCCCATATGACACGGCCTGTCTTGAGCCTTTTCGCAGTCAGGCCCTGCTGCGCTCCTTGACGCTGGCCCTGACCGAAGGAACGGAACGGGCGACTTTGCCCGAAGGTTTGCAGCTGTGGCGCAGCCGCGTGGATTCTCTTGGCACAGTGCTGCATCTTGTGGCCGGGACCGACAGGCATGCGGCCAGACGTGCACAGGTGCGGGAATTTCTGGCCTCATATCTGAATGTGCCCTTTGTGTCGTCAGCAGACGACGCTGAGGGCATGACTATTTCTGGGGAGGCCAATTCTGGTCATGCCTGGCTGTTTGACGAATGGTTGTGCCGTGATACGGATTGGATGCTGCCGCCCGGCAGATACTGCTGATGTGGAGAATATGTTCATGACCTTTGCCCCTCTGAGAATTCTTGTGGTTTTGCCGATGTATGGCGGTTCCTTGCCCATAGGCAGGTACTGCGCACGCGCCCTGGAAGAGATGGGGCACAGCGTGCGGACTTTCGAGGCTCCACTCATGTATCCGGCTTTTACGGGACTGCAGGGGCTTGAGCTGCCTCCGGCCCAGACCGCGCAACTGGAGAATTCCTTTCTTCAGGTTGTGGCCCAGGCCATATGGGCGCAGGTGCAGGCGCAGGAGCCGCATCTGGTTCTGGCCATGGCCCAGGCTCCCATGGGGCGCAGCCTTCTCCAGCGCTTGCGGCGGGCAGGGGTGCGCACGGCCATGTGGTTTGTCGAAGACCATGAGATTTTTCAATACTGGCGCGCCTACGCCCCCCTGTATGATGCCTTTGGCGTTATCCAGAAGCAGCCTTTCCTTGATATGCTGGCCGAGACAGGTCAGACCAACGCGCTCTATCTGCCCATGGCCGCGCATCCGGATTTTCATAAGCCAGTGGCTCTCAGCCCTGAAGAACAGCGGGAGTATGGCGCGGATATCGGGTTTTTGGGTGCTGGCTATCCCAATCGGCGGTTGGCCTTCAGGCCCTTGCTGGGCCGCAATTTCAAAATCTGGGGTTCTGACTGGGAAGGCGAAAATCTGCTGGCCGCGCATGTGCAGCGAGGCGGCGCACGCATCGGGGAAGAGGAAAGCGTAAAAATCTATAATGCCACCAAGGTGAACCTCAATCTGCATTCCAGCCTGCATACCACAGAGCTTGTAAGTCAGGGCGATTTTGTCAATCCGCGCACCTTCGAACTGGCAGCCATGAACGCTTTTCAGCTTGTGGACCAACGCAGTTTGCTGGCTGACCTTTTTGCCCCCGATGAACTGGCGACCTTTTCCACCACTGAAGAGCTGTATGCCAAGCTTGACTATTTTCTCGCGCATCCCGAAGCGCGGAGCGCATATGCCGCAAGGGCGCAACAACGGGTGTTGCGTGAGCACACCTATCAGCAGCGCATGCAGCGCCTGCTGGATTATATGGCCGAGCGTCTTGGCCCCTGGGCCGATGGCGGGAACGGAGCACACGCGCACGAAAACGCGGACGGGCAAAATGCCGCATCCGGCTCCCCGGAGCTGCCATTGCCCAAGGGATTGACGCCGGAACTGTCGGCGGAACTGAACTCTGCCATGGCCAGCACAGTGGAGCGCCTGGGGCTTGGCCCCCATGCGGATTTTGACCATGTTGCCGCAGCACTGAGAGCACGATCCGGCGTGCTTGATGAAATCGAAACCTGCTTGCTGTTCCTGGACGAATGGCGCAAGCAGTACGCAAAATAAGTAATTATGGTTTGAAATGTTTGTGGGGGAGGGATGCTTTGTAGTGGAGAAAGGCCCTGTGAGGGAGGGATATTTTGTAGGGGAGAAAGGCTCTGTGGGGGAGGGACCCTTTTGCAAAAGGGTCTCCTCCCCCACGCCCCCACCCCCTAAAACTCTTGGTATGATGTATCTGACTCAAAAGTTGCTGCTCTGGCCTTCACACAAAAAAACCCGCGCAAGGCGGGTTTTTTTGTGTGAAAGCAGAAAAGGCTGTGTGGTGTCACGCCGTGCTGCAAAACCGTCCCCGTTATTGGCCAGAACCAGCCATGTCCGGTGAGGGCCAGTCAGACCCGGTCAGAAAAGGTGAGAACCGGGCGCGGGCGTGGCAACAGGCGTCAGCTATTCGGGGCTTTTTTGCGGAGCGGGTTGGGGTTTTGCCTGTTGGTCCGCTTCGGGCGCAGTTTGTGGTGCTGTTTGCGGCGAGGGTGGCAATTCTCTTTCCTCCAGAGGGGCGATAATCATTTCCTGGAGCGTCCGGGGTGCTGGAGATGACAGGCTTGTGGCCTGAGAATAATAGGGCAGCATGAAGGCCACGGCCATGATCAGGGCCACCAGCAGGGTGAACTTGTGGCGCATGGGCGCGGCGCTGCGGGCCACAACTGTCCACAGGATCAGGGGAACAAGCCACACCAGCACCTTGGCGCTTTCGCGCAGGGCATTTTCAGTGGTGAAAACGCCGCCCTGCCATGCCTGCTGTATTTCAGCCACTGTCGAAGCAAGAAAGATCAGCCAGAAGACGGCCCAGGCATTGCGGGCCCATACGGCGCACCAGGGCACCATGGTATTGTAGTGGTCGCGTCCGAAATCGTCGCGCTGGCGGCGCAGGGTCAGCCACATGGCGCCGCTGGCTGCCGCCATGGCCAGAATCAGGGGCAGGGTCCAGTATAAGGAGCGCCAGAAAGGCGAAAGCCAGCCGGGAAAGAAAATGTCGCCCAGGGTAATGGAGGTGGCGTCAGGGCTGGTATAGGCGTTTATCATGCGGGCGGAACTCAGGGCGACAACCACGGCGATGCAGCCTTGCACGCTGCTGATCATGCCCATGACCACATGCAGGATCGGAACCTTCACAAGAAATTTCCATAAGGCGAAGTAAAGGCTGCTGACC harbors:
- a CDS encoding bifunctional precorrin-2 dehydrogenase/sirohydrochlorin ferrochelatase, encoding METFAPKPPMYPLFLSLNGLDCLLVGLGQVGQRKLSGLLACDPALVLVLERNDPPAHDAALQDMLRDERVRFERRTCTADDIRGKTLVFAATGDADENRRIAAMCRSLGVLCNCASTPEEGNFQVPAVARCAPLAAALSTGGASPALARRWKDELAQWLAPRARMATLMGRLRPLVLALGVETGQNTQLFRSLAVSPLQQWLEAGDIESCRQCLLAELPAELHVHIAELLYDLP
- a CDS encoding glycosyltransferase family 9 protein, which gives rise to MATFLVIQAARFGDVVQTGRLLRTLARRGQVHLAVDAGLSALARQIYPFATVHGLALHGCQEHEILEKNIRVLAGWRGMEFTAVYNCNFSGLTAALCRMFAPETVVGYRPAAEGIWRSPWARMAFKLSGQRVLSSLNLVDFWGHFAHDPLPPAEVNPVAAPGGQGIGVVLAGRESRRSLPAPLLADVVRTAFSSMGGPKVRLLGSSAEKNVARKLQRLLPSKMLDRVEDLSGKTDWPGLVDAVSGLDALITPDTGSMHLAARLGVPVLAFFLSSAFAHETGPYGPGHFVWQAERHCAPCLESAPCPYDTACLEPFRSQALLRSLTLALTEGTERATLPEGLQLWRSRVDSLGTVLHLVAGTDRHAARRAQVREFLASYLNVPFVSSADDAEGMTISGEANSGHAWLFDEWLCRDTDWMLPPGRYC
- a CDS encoding glycosyltransferase, with protein sequence MTFAPLRILVVLPMYGGSLPIGRYCARALEEMGHSVRTFEAPLMYPAFTGLQGLELPPAQTAQLENSFLQVVAQAIWAQVQAQEPHLVLAMAQAPMGRSLLQRLRRAGVRTAMWFVEDHEIFQYWRAYAPLYDAFGVIQKQPFLDMLAETGQTNALYLPMAAHPDFHKPVALSPEEQREYGADIGFLGAGYPNRRLAFRPLLGRNFKIWGSDWEGENLLAAHVQRGGARIGEEESVKIYNATKVNLNLHSSLHTTELVSQGDFVNPRTFELAAMNAFQLVDQRSLLADLFAPDELATFSTTEELYAKLDYFLAHPEARSAYAARAQQRVLREHTYQQRMQRLLDYMAERLGPWADGGNGAHAHENADGQNAASGSPELPLPKGLTPELSAELNSAMASTVERLGLGPHADFDHVAAALRARSGVLDEIETCLLFLDEWRKQYAK